One Nostoc sp. UHCC 0302 DNA window includes the following coding sequences:
- the ndk gene encoding nucleoside-diphosphate kinase, whose translation MERTFIAIKPDGVQRKLVGEVIRRFETKGFTLVGLKFLNVSRELAEQHYGVHRQRPFFAGLVEFITSGPVVATVWEGDGVIASARKIIGATNPLTAEPGTIRGDFGINIGRNLIHGSDAPETAKHEIALWFKEEELVNWQPHLIPWLHE comes from the coding sequence TTGGAACGCACATTCATTGCAATTAAGCCTGATGGCGTACAGCGTAAACTAGTGGGCGAAGTTATTCGTCGCTTTGAAACTAAGGGTTTTACCCTTGTGGGTTTGAAGTTTCTGAATGTCAGTCGAGAATTAGCTGAACAGCACTATGGCGTTCACCGACAAAGACCATTTTTCGCTGGGTTGGTTGAATTTATCACTTCTGGCCCAGTAGTCGCAACTGTTTGGGAAGGTGATGGTGTAATTGCTTCTGCGAGAAAAATTATTGGTGCAACAAATCCTCTAACAGCAGAACCAGGGACGATTCGGGGCGATTTTGGCATTAATATTGGTCGTAACCTCATTCATGGTTCTGATGCTCCAGAAACAGCGAAACACGAAATAGCCTTATGGTTTAAGGAAGAAGAATTAGTCAATTGGCAACCCCATTTAATCCCTTGGTTGCACGAGTAA
- a CDS encoding TerC family protein, whose translation MLDQIFDYLHFHFSVEAPIVLLILVFLEAVLSADNAIALAAIAQGLENKELERQALNFGLVVAYVLRITLILTATWVQKLWQFELLGAAYLLWLVFQHFTSQETDGDHHHGPRFKSLLQAIPVIAFTDLAFSLDSVTTAIAVSQETWLVLTGATIGIITLRFMAGLFIRWLDEYENLEDAGYVTVALVGLRLLLKVVNDSLVPPEWFMISAIALILAWGFGKKRPVAELVQEEPEKSEVPK comes from the coding sequence ATGCTAGACCAAATTTTTGATTACCTGCACTTTCATTTCAGCGTTGAAGCCCCTATAGTTTTGCTGATTCTGGTGTTTTTAGAAGCAGTGCTATCTGCTGATAATGCGATCGCCCTCGCCGCGATCGCTCAAGGATTAGAAAACAAAGAACTTGAGCGTCAGGCCCTCAATTTTGGTTTGGTCGTTGCCTATGTGCTACGAATTACTTTAATTCTTACTGCCACTTGGGTACAAAAACTTTGGCAATTTGAATTATTAGGCGCAGCTTATCTGTTGTGGTTGGTATTTCAACACTTTACCTCCCAAGAAACTGACGGCGATCATCATCACGGGCCGCGGTTTAAATCCCTTTTGCAAGCGATCCCAGTGATTGCATTCACAGATTTAGCGTTTTCTTTAGATAGCGTCACAACCGCGATCGCAGTTTCTCAAGAAACGTGGCTTGTACTGACTGGTGCAACAATTGGCATCATCACATTGCGATTCATGGCGGGATTGTTTATCCGTTGGTTAGATGAATATGAAAATCTAGAAGATGCAGGCTATGTAACTGTAGCCTTGGTAGGCTTGCGCTTGTTATTAAAAGTGGTGAACGATAGTTTAGTCCCACCAGAATGGTTCATGATTAGTGCGATCGCCCTCATCTTAGCTTGGGGATTTGGCAAGAAGCGACCTGTCGCCGAATTGGTTCAAGAAGAACCAGAAAAGAGTGAAGTACCAAAGTAA
- a CDS encoding Uma2 family endonuclease, with the protein MDTVITPERIELPPGAVLKLLGNWQDYQRLLSQLGDHSVPRIKYRPGEILLMAPLPEHGRDVNLLADIVKVLLDHLGQRYDAFTPITMKLPDVGGIEPDYSFYIENWRAVVGKKRIDWESDPPPDLVIEVDVSSYTDINDYLPYRVPEVWLLKNSELLVYRLQSESYTISESRYFSNVSEIVRQCLQIATEQTTSETIRWLRNFLGN; encoded by the coding sequence ATGGATACTGTAATTACACCAGAAAGAATCGAGTTACCTCCTGGCGCTGTCTTGAAACTTTTGGGAAATTGGCAAGACTACCAAAGACTGCTTTCACAACTAGGCGATCACTCTGTACCTCGCATCAAATACCGTCCAGGAGAGATTTTATTAATGGCTCCGCTACCTGAACATGGGAGAGATGTAAACTTACTTGCAGATATTGTTAAGGTTTTACTCGACCATTTGGGACAAAGATATGATGCTTTTACTCCAATAACTATGAAGCTACCAGATGTAGGAGGAATTGAGCCAGATTATAGTTTTTATATTGAAAATTGGAGAGCAGTAGTAGGTAAAAAGAGAATTGATTGGGAGTCCGATCCACCCCCCGACTTAGTAATTGAAGTAGATGTTAGTAGCTACACAGATATTAATGATTACTTACCTTATCGAGTACCAGAGGTTTGGCTACTAAAGAATAGCGAGTTATTAGTTTATAGATTGCAGAGTGAAAGCTACACAATTTCAGAAAGCAGGTACTTTTCTAATGTCTCAGAAATTGTGCGGCAATGCTTACAAATTGCTACTGAGCAGACAACAAGTGAGACCATTAGATGGTTGAGGAATTTTTTAGGAAATTGA